Proteins found in one Planctomycetes bacterium MalM25 genomic segment:
- a CDS encoding phosphodiesterase: MKRAIISDIHGNLEALQTVLRHIKDQVVDEIYCLGDVIGYGPKPCECLDEIMANCKVALLGNHDQGALFDPEGFNSGAERAIFWTRDQLESSKGDPDQIDARWDFLGALPRIQRDGEWLYVHGSARNPVNEYVFPEDIYNQKKMEKLFSLITHGCFQGHTHVPGVFTESRNFVTPEETNYVFDVTDQKFMVNVGSVGQPRDGDPRACYVVQEENRLTFHRVEYDIDATADLIYGTPELDNFLGDRIKQGR, translated from the coding sequence TTGAAACGCGCGATCATCAGCGACATCCACGGCAACCTGGAGGCGCTCCAGACGGTTCTGCGTCACATCAAGGACCAGGTCGTCGACGAGATCTACTGCCTGGGCGACGTGATCGGCTACGGCCCCAAGCCGTGCGAATGCCTCGACGAGATCATGGCCAACTGTAAGGTCGCCCTGCTGGGCAATCACGACCAGGGCGCCCTTTTTGATCCCGAGGGTTTCAACAGCGGCGCCGAGCGGGCCATCTTCTGGACCCGCGACCAGCTCGAATCGTCCAAGGGCGACCCCGACCAGATCGACGCCCGCTGGGACTTCCTCGGCGCCCTGCCCCGCATCCAGCGTGACGGTGAGTGGCTGTACGTCCACGGCTCGGCCCGCAACCCAGTCAACGAGTACGTCTTCCCGGAAGACATCTACAACCAGAAGAAGATGGAGAAGCTGTTCAGCCTGATCACGCACGGCTGCTTCCAAGGGCACACCCACGTCCCCGGCGTGTTCACCGAGAGCCGCAACTTCGTCACCCCCGAGGAGACGAACTACGTGTTCGACGTGACCGACCAGAAGTTCATGGTCAACGTCGGCTCGGTCGGCCAGCCCCGCGACGGCGACCCGCGGGCGTGCTACGTGGTGCAGGAGGAGAACCGCCTCACGTTCCACCGCGTGGAGTACGACATCGACGCCACCGCCGACCTGATCTACGGCACGCCCGAACTCGATAATTTTCTCGGCGACCGGATCAAGCAAGGCCGCTGA
- the tsaB gene encoding tRNA threonylcarbamoyladenosine biosynthesis protein TsaB: MNPIVDLQDRPAGPGRWIALETSGLYGSVAAASVDEQGCQIVASEPLSRDARSAQTLAPTISAVLEGLGWEPKEVAAVAVAVGPGSFTGLRVGVVTAKTFAYATGAAVVGVDTLDVLAKADTAAKGVNGLWAVLDAQRRELFAARFVPNGVQWAREESTQRLSRAALCDYLREGDRVVGPVAESLADSVEGGTPVGVEFVTAEPQAEAVLRAAHRRWRDRQADSVLGIAPQYFRLSSAEEKLASD; encoded by the coding sequence ATGAACCCTATCGTCGACCTCCAAGACCGCCCCGCCGGCCCGGGCCGCTGGATCGCCCTGGAGACCTCCGGGTTGTACGGCTCGGTCGCGGCCGCCTCCGTGGACGAGCAGGGCTGCCAGATCGTCGCCAGCGAGCCCCTCAGCCGCGACGCCCGCTCGGCCCAAACCCTGGCGCCCACGATCTCCGCGGTGCTGGAAGGTCTCGGCTGGGAGCCCAAGGAAGTCGCCGCCGTCGCGGTGGCGGTCGGGCCCGGCTCGTTCACCGGCCTGCGGGTCGGCGTGGTGACGGCCAAAACGTTCGCCTACGCCACCGGCGCCGCGGTGGTGGGCGTCGACACGCTTGACGTGCTGGCCAAGGCCGACACCGCCGCTAAGGGCGTGAACGGTCTCTGGGCCGTGCTCGACGCCCAACGCCGCGAGCTGTTCGCCGCCCGATTCGTTCCGAATGGGGTCCAATGGGCCCGCGAGGAATCGACCCAGCGCCTCAGCCGAGCCGCCCTTTGCGACTACCTGCGAGAGGGCGACCGGGTCGTTGGTCCGGTCGCCGAGTCCCTCGCCGATTCCGTTGAGGGCGGCACCCCGGTTGGCGTCGAGTTCGTCACTGCCGAGCCCCAAGCCGAAGCGGTGCTCCGTGCCGCTCACCGCCGCTGGCGCGACCGGCAGGCGGACAGCGTCCTGGGGATCGCACCGCAGTACTTCCGGCTGAGTTCGGCGGAGGAGAAACTCGCGAGCGACTAG